GATTTGTagctgtaaaaaaattattacattaCGGTAATAGTTTCAAAATTTAACTGACTAACTTTAATTACCGTTCATTATATTCCGTCAGCTTTGTCTTTTCTTCCACCGACAAACTGTCTAAACCGGCCGCGTTTTGTTCGCTCGAGGACTCCTTGGTGAGCTGGTTGGTGTCCAACAGCTTGCCGGCAAGATCCGGATGAAGTCGCAGGATCTTTAGCTTAGATTCCGTCGGCAGACGCTCGATGTAGTTTTCGAATGCGTTCGTCATCGTGGTAAAGCTCTTGAACGGCAGTAATGCAGAGCAGAAAACAGCCGCCTCTGGCCAACATTCTATCACGTTTTCAAAAGCCTTGTGAAATTCCACTGGTGCAAGCGCGTTTAGCTGTTCCAAAGTAAGTCTAGTTGTCCtgaaaaatcgtaaaaacatgagctttgaaaaaatgagaaagaaatgtttttacGCTTCTTCATTCAAACGAAGGGATCGTGACTTTGACCCCGTTTTTTGCAAACGAATCTGCCGTACGATGCTGTAAACACAACTAATCTTGAGCTGATGACCTTATCTTAATCTACAAAAAACAATCGTACTACTAAAAATACTACCGGTGAGTagtaaaatgaaatcactgtaCTCGTACGTTAgaggtttgttttcgattccaccGTGAGTCGATTTAGTTTCCCAATTATCTCGAGACTTAGCAAGGATTACTTACAtattgttggttggtttaaCAATGCAGTGGTGATAACAACTCTTCGCagagcaaaaacactttacactTTCGGTTCAGGCCGCGGTCAGAAGATCATTGGAAGCTGAAAGATTGATGCTTAAAGCGCTTGTTTACCATCACCGGTTATCTCATTATCACCTCCATCGAGACCGGCTAAGGGAACTGATCGATTGCGTACTGTGGTTAACACTGCTTCCGATTAATGAAGCTTTGTGCAAACCGCCATTAATAtagaaacacataaaaaactaattctaaatcgaaatgaaacgtttttattttagcaACCGATGAATGAAAGCGAGCTAGCTGAAGGGCACCCAAACTTTGACAGCTTGGCAGTTTGACGTTTGTCAGTTGTTTCCGAGTTGTGGTTttcattcaatcaaaacatcaaaatagCAACTCATTGCAGCGTTCTCCGGCTTACATTTTCCTTGCTAAAATCATTGTAAAATGGTAAGTATCTAAATGGCGTAGTCAAACACTGCTTGGTATTAATGATTCCCTTATTCCCCATACAGGAGTCTTCAATAAAAGTAGCGCCGAAAATGCCTACCACGTTCAACGAGTTTACGGGTTATATGGCACCGCGGGATGAAAGTTGTGTCGCTCAGCTGCAATCCGTACATCCGCTTAAGCAATCGGAGCAAAATGTAAGTGTTTCTTTCTTGTCTTCCTTGTAGCGACCAGAAGGAATGTGGTTTTCATATGTGATGTTCTTTCAGTACGCCCAACATTCTCACAACCTCAACATGCAGATGCTTCGTAAACGCGAAGGGCTGGCGGCCCCACTCAAACTGACGATGGAGCTGAAAGCGGTCTCGAAAGTCGGTCatcttccgttccttccgtcCACCAACGTGGCTCGGGACGTGCTGACTGGACGGGATGAAATGATCGAGTTTTCGGACATTTACAACACGGAAGAGCATCAAGAGATCATGCGTCAACCCCACGCAGTTATGGAGAAAACGTTGGGTATTCATTAAGGGTcaccgcaaacaaaaaaatatatgaataAATCGTTCTATTAATTGGCGAGTAATCAATAAGGTCGGCGAGTAATTTGGGCTTCAATCAGGAGAAAAGTATTACTGGGGAGCCACACGTATAAAGtataaaacgttaaaaaaaatttgacGTGAAATCGGTTCGGTGAATCGGTTTACAAATGCttggttttacgttttatgtttcacagagtccgctgaggcacaaaggttttgacacaagctgatcgatgtcacgcctgattttttttacgttttatattttacggaTCGTGtg
This sequence is a window from Anopheles cruzii unplaced genomic scaffold, idAnoCruzAS_RS32_06 scaffold03359_ctg1, whole genome shotgun sequence. Protein-coding genes within it:
- the LOC128276988 gene encoding 2-oxo-4-hydroxy-4-carboxy-5-ureidoimidazoline decarboxylase-like, with amino-acid sequence MFLRFFRTTRLTLEQLNALAPVEFHKAFENVIECWPEAAVFCSALLPFKSFTTMTNAFENYIERLPTESKLKILRLHPDLAGKLLDTNQLTKESSSEQNAAGLDSLSVEEKTKLTEYNER
- the LOC128276991 gene encoding proteasome maturation protein-like, with translation MESSIKVAPKMPTTFNEFTGYMAPRDESCVAQLQSVHPLKQSEQNYAQHSHNLNMQMLRKREGLAAPLKLTMELKAVSKVGHLPFLPSTNVARDVLTGRDEMIEFSDIYNTEEHQEIMRQPHAVMEKTLGIH